In Myxococcales bacterium, the following proteins share a genomic window:
- a CDS encoding AraC family transcriptional regulator, whose product MLTAPVDVLTDVLQTVRVSSVCYGRVELGAPWGVQVEKAEAASFHVLLRGNAWLEVDGRAEPVALASGDLFALPHGHAHTLRDSPDTVARPLSEVVTVGGACTGGVLKVGGNGAAATLVCGAFQFEDRRHNPLLNVLPPLVLIRGEEGRAVHWLEPTLQFMACEAASGRPGAETVVSRLADILFIQIVRGFLASTPESQRGWLRALTEPQIGAALGLIHQDPREPWTVATLASKVGMSRSTFAGRFAELVGEPPLHYVTRWRMQRAASLLRDGKSTLADIADRVGYESEAAFSKAFKRWVGAAPGAYRRSARSNGVTTSVESHASH is encoded by the coding sequence ATGCTGACAGCGCCCGTGGATGTTCTGACCGACGTGCTCCAGACCGTACGGGTGTCTTCCGTCTGCTACGGGCGCGTCGAGCTGGGAGCGCCTTGGGGTGTGCAGGTGGAAAAGGCGGAGGCTGCGTCGTTTCATGTGCTCCTGCGCGGGAACGCCTGGCTCGAGGTCGACGGTCGAGCCGAGCCCGTTGCGCTCGCCAGCGGAGATCTCTTCGCGCTGCCGCACGGCCACGCGCACACCTTGCGAGACTCGCCGGACACCGTAGCTCGCCCGCTGTCCGAGGTAGTGACCGTGGGCGGCGCGTGCACCGGGGGAGTGCTCAAGGTCGGCGGTAACGGTGCGGCCGCGACCCTGGTCTGTGGCGCATTCCAGTTCGAGGATCGGCGGCACAACCCGCTCCTCAACGTGCTTCCTCCGCTGGTCTTGATCCGCGGCGAGGAAGGGCGCGCCGTGCACTGGCTGGAGCCGACGCTGCAGTTCATGGCGTGCGAAGCGGCGTCGGGTAGGCCCGGCGCCGAGACCGTGGTCAGCCGCCTGGCGGACATCCTGTTCATCCAGATCGTGCGCGGCTTCCTGGCGTCGACGCCGGAGAGCCAGCGGGGATGGTTGCGTGCCCTCACCGAGCCGCAGATCGGTGCTGCCCTTGGGCTCATCCATCAAGATCCGCGCGAGCCGTGGACGGTGGCCACGCTGGCGTCGAAGGTGGGGATGAGCCGGTCGACCTTCGCGGGGCGCTTCGCGGAGCTGGTGGGTGAGCCGCCGCTCCACTACGTGACGCGCTGGCGCATGCAGCGGGCGGCGTCGCTGCTCAGGGACGGCAAGTCGACGCTGGCGGACATCGCCGATCGCGTGGGCTACGAGTCGGAGGCCGCGTTCAGCAAGGCGTTCAAGCGCTGGGTCGGTGCCGCACCCGGCGCCTACCGCCGGTCCGCGCGGAGCAACGGCGTCACGACGAGCGTCGAGTCTCACGCGTCGCACTGA
- a CDS encoding AAA family ATPase, with protein MSHALQVSEIEAVRERLSDVRRQVTRVYIGDSGPVDLLLVALLARGHVLLEGVPGVAKTTLVKAFATTLGCSVRRIQFTPDLLPADITGTYVLNPRDGTFQLRPGPIFANVVLADEINRAPAKTQSALLEAMQERQVTIEGDRFELPDPFFVLATQNPVDLEGTYPLPEAQIDRFLVRVSMGYPSAKDEVAMLRTHGVVAPEPNATLSPADVQQVQSIAARVHVEEDLFEYAVALTGFTRTNPRVVLGASPRASLNLIRAAKSNAVLSGRPFVTPDDVRQVAVSVLSHRLILVPELEGDSRARATIVEEALAKVGHRRAVRPV; from the coding sequence GTGAGTCACGCACTGCAGGTGAGCGAAATCGAGGCCGTCCGCGAGCGCCTCTCGGACGTGCGCCGTCAAGTGACGCGCGTCTACATCGGCGACTCGGGCCCCGTCGACTTGTTGCTCGTCGCGCTGCTCGCCCGAGGACACGTTCTGCTCGAGGGCGTTCCCGGCGTCGCCAAGACCACGCTCGTGAAGGCCTTCGCGACCACGCTGGGCTGCAGCGTGCGGCGCATCCAGTTCACCCCAGATCTCTTGCCCGCGGACATCACCGGAACCTACGTGCTCAATCCGCGCGACGGCACGTTCCAGCTACGGCCCGGCCCGATCTTCGCCAACGTCGTCTTGGCGGACGAGATCAACCGCGCCCCGGCCAAGACCCAGTCGGCTTTGCTCGAGGCCATGCAAGAGCGACAGGTCACCATCGAGGGCGATCGCTTCGAGCTCCCGGATCCGTTCTTTGTGTTGGCGACGCAAAACCCGGTGGACCTCGAGGGCACCTATCCCCTACCCGAAGCCCAGATCGATCGTTTCCTGGTCAGGGTCTCGATGGGTTACCCGTCCGCAAAGGACGAGGTCGCCATGCTGCGCACCCACGGCGTGGTTGCGCCGGAGCCGAACGCCACCCTCAGCCCCGCCGACGTGCAGCAGGTGCAGTCCATCGCAGCGCGCGTGCACGTCGAGGAAGACCTGTTCGAGTACGCCGTCGCCCTGACCGGTTTCACACGCACGAACCCCCGCGTCGTGCTCGGCGCGTCGCCGCGCGCGTCGTTGAACCTCATCCGTGCAGCCAAGAGCAACGCGGTCCTGTCGGGCCGGCCATTCGTCACACCCGACGACGTGCGCCAGGTTGCAGTGTCGGTGCTGTCCCATCGGCTCATCTTGGTGCCAGAGCTCGAGGGAGACTCGCGAGCCCGAGCCACAATCGTCGAGGAGGCGCTGGCCAAGGTCGGACACCGCCGCGCCGTGCGTCCGGTCTGA
- a CDS encoding DUF4350 domain-containing protein: MTARSPTCHRLIALIPVLVGLLWPGYARAAAFDYNDSTWEGTSELLALARTRLGSSRVEIVAVLDWERLRPADGLLILHPAVDVEYDEASAFLRAGGRIAVLDDFGKGDLLLSRFQIKRVAGPLRPARALRQNANLAIAVPAVQLVAGQEQGRHPIVAQVREVVTNHPTAFTHPNLTPVLKIPALGEPDATLALTGIIVNRGRLFAMGDPSVCINLMLRYPGNRAFTEGLVDYLVEDDSWGQRGGKLYVLANEFKQRGAFGGGTSLGQEVKDQLDGLQDLVLGMHDDGLPDILAIMLSVLAGVGTLAWTVNASLKVYRRHPPRYAATHPLVAQGGVAGRAAVLGAPTTHRALALLELKSALEEGLAEQLGLQAWSSSAVLVAAVEERGLLGSPSLTELRRLLVELGRAETAVAATQPYKVTQETVERTRRAVLAILAEAKAPRDPS; the protein is encoded by the coding sequence ATGACCGCCCGCTCACCGACCTGCCACCGGCTGATCGCGCTCATCCCGGTGTTAGTCGGACTTTTGTGGCCTGGGTACGCAAGAGCGGCCGCGTTTGATTACAACGACTCGACCTGGGAAGGGACGAGTGAGCTGTTGGCGCTGGCTCGAACCCGACTCGGCAGCTCACGCGTCGAAATCGTCGCCGTCTTGGACTGGGAACGCCTGCGTCCGGCCGATGGGCTGCTGATCTTGCACCCGGCGGTCGACGTCGAATACGACGAAGCCAGCGCATTTTTGCGGGCAGGCGGCCGGATCGCGGTGCTGGACGATTTCGGGAAAGGCGATCTGCTGCTCTCGCGCTTTCAGATCAAACGCGTGGCTGGCCCGCTCCGCCCGGCTCGCGCACTGCGTCAGAACGCAAATCTGGCGATCGCGGTACCCGCCGTGCAGCTGGTTGCCGGGCAGGAACAAGGCCGTCATCCGATCGTCGCCCAGGTCCGCGAGGTGGTCACCAATCACCCCACGGCCTTCACCCACCCGAACCTCACGCCGGTGTTGAAGATCCCGGCGCTCGGCGAGCCGGATGCGACCTTGGCGTTGACCGGCATCATCGTGAACCGCGGGCGGCTGTTCGCCATGGGTGACCCGTCGGTCTGCATCAACCTCATGCTGCGCTATCCAGGCAATCGCGCCTTCACCGAGGGCCTGGTGGACTACCTGGTCGAGGACGACAGCTGGGGCCAGCGCGGCGGCAAGCTCTACGTGCTCGCCAACGAGTTCAAACAGCGGGGTGCGTTCGGGGGTGGCACGAGCCTCGGCCAAGAAGTGAAGGACCAGCTCGATGGCCTGCAGGACCTGGTGCTCGGCATGCACGACGACGGTCTGCCGGACATCTTGGCCATCATGCTGTCGGTGCTGGCCGGCGTCGGGACCCTCGCCTGGACGGTCAACGCCTCGCTGAAGGTCTACCGACGACATCCACCACGTTACGCCGCGACGCACCCCCTCGTCGCTCAAGGCGGTGTTGCCGGCAGGGCAGCGGTCCTCGGCGCGCCCACCACCCACCGAGCACTCGCACTTCTGGAGCTGAAGAGCGCCCTCGAAGAAGGTCTCGCGGAGCAGCTCGGGCTCCAGGCCTGGTCGAGCAGCGCAGTGCTGGTTGCAGCGGTCGAAGAGCGTGGGCTCCTCGGCTCCCCCAGCCTGACGGAGCTCCGCCGCCTGCTCGTCGAGCTCGGGCGCGCCGAAACCGCCGTCGCCGCGACCCAGCCTTACAAGGTAACGCAGGAAACCGTGGAGAGAACCCGGCGAGCGGTGCTAGCAATCCTTGCCGAAGCCAAAGCCCCGAGGGATCCGTCGTGA
- the mutS gene encoding DNA mismatch repair protein MutS, whose amino-acid sequence MAGPNTPVMQQHAAAKRVQPDAIVFFRLGDFYEMFGDDAVVCSRALDLTLTSRNKGKPDEVPMAGVPHHAAHQYIARLLALGHKVAICEQMADPSKVKGIVPREVVRVITPGLVTDREQLDARSNNWLAALECSGERVGIALFDLSTGELAVAEVEDLAALLAELGRAGPREVLVGAADAGLAESASAALRQTLPVASVQSDPPLDDASVDLGVFAPDARSLGPLALAAAARALRFARACTPGKELPLRRVARWDPQAHLVIDAVAQRHLELTESASGLRQATLLGVIDVTESAAGARLLRRRLLAPLVDVGRIRRRHDQVELFVVHPRLRADVRAALSDVTDLERIVSRASLGEANPRELGSLRDGLAAAARVFSVLGSVEDRESRETLGLVGPRDLCSDLAAELMRALVERPPAQAKEGAIFADAYDAELDELDALQKTGAERMAELETQLRDSTGINTLKLRFTRVFGWYIEVTRSQAGKTPTNWRRKQTVRSGERYTTPELDDLADKITNAEERYRERELDLLRELVRAVAQAGNRISELSGRLARWDVASAMAEVAHRYDYSRPVVDDSDRLELGESRHPVVERLAAKGRFVPNDVQLALDAERLWLITGPNMAGKSTLLRQTALCVILAQLGGFVPAASARIGVVDRVLSRVGASDDVARGESTFMVEMRETAEILRRATRRSLLILDEIGRGTSTYDGLAIAWAVAEHIDEAVQCRALFATHYHELTELGNGSEHVANHCVSAREVGQDVVFLHRLVPGAASRSYGIAVARLAGLPEAVLARAKAILVGLEGSGGSVVHKPRRADAQLGLFERPEPEDPGAREVLDTLRALDVDRMTPLEALGLLSRLKNRLT is encoded by the coding sequence ATGGCCGGGCCGAACACGCCCGTGATGCAGCAACACGCCGCGGCGAAGCGGGTCCAGCCCGACGCCATCGTGTTCTTTCGACTGGGCGACTTCTACGAAATGTTCGGCGACGATGCCGTCGTCTGCTCACGTGCGCTCGATCTCACGCTGACCAGTCGCAACAAAGGCAAACCCGACGAGGTGCCGATGGCCGGCGTGCCCCATCACGCGGCGCATCAGTACATCGCGCGGCTGCTCGCGCTCGGTCACAAGGTGGCCATCTGCGAGCAGATGGCGGACCCGTCCAAGGTCAAGGGCATCGTCCCGCGAGAGGTAGTGCGGGTCATCACGCCGGGACTGGTGACCGATCGCGAGCAGCTGGATGCGCGTTCGAACAACTGGCTCGCTGCCCTGGAGTGCAGCGGCGAACGGGTCGGTATTGCGCTGTTCGATCTGTCGACGGGAGAGCTCGCCGTCGCCGAGGTCGAGGATCTCGCCGCGCTGCTCGCGGAGCTCGGTCGGGCCGGGCCGCGCGAGGTGCTGGTCGGAGCCGCCGACGCCGGCCTGGCGGAGTCCGCGAGCGCGGCGCTGCGCCAGACGTTGCCGGTCGCAAGTGTGCAGAGTGATCCGCCGCTCGACGACGCAAGCGTCGACCTTGGGGTGTTTGCCCCGGACGCACGCTCCCTCGGGCCCCTGGCACTGGCCGCGGCCGCGCGGGCGTTGCGCTTTGCGCGGGCGTGTACTCCAGGCAAGGAGCTGCCGCTGCGCCGGGTCGCCCGCTGGGATCCTCAGGCACACCTGGTCATCGACGCGGTTGCGCAGCGCCACCTCGAGCTCACCGAGTCCGCCTCGGGGCTGCGTCAGGCGACCCTGCTCGGGGTGATCGACGTCACCGAGTCCGCCGCGGGTGCGCGCTTGCTCCGACGGCGGTTGCTGGCGCCGCTGGTCGACGTCGGGCGGATCCGCAGGCGCCACGATCAGGTCGAGCTCTTCGTCGTTCACCCCCGACTGCGCGCCGACGTGCGCGCTGCACTCTCCGACGTGACGGACCTCGAACGCATCGTCTCCCGCGCTTCGCTGGGGGAGGCCAACCCGCGGGAGCTCGGCTCGCTGCGCGACGGGCTCGCTGCGGCGGCGCGGGTGTTCTCGGTGCTCGGCTCGGTCGAGGACCGCGAGAGCCGCGAGACCTTGGGCCTCGTCGGGCCTAGGGACCTGTGCAGCGACCTCGCCGCGGAGCTGATGCGGGCTTTGGTCGAACGGCCGCCTGCCCAAGCAAAAGAAGGCGCCATCTTCGCGGACGCCTACGACGCCGAGCTGGACGAGCTGGACGCCCTGCAGAAGACCGGCGCCGAGCGCATGGCGGAGCTCGAGACTCAGCTCCGAGACAGCACCGGGATCAACACCCTGAAGCTGCGCTTCACTCGCGTCTTTGGCTGGTACATCGAGGTCACGCGCTCTCAGGCCGGCAAGACGCCCACGAACTGGCGGCGCAAACAGACGGTGCGCTCGGGTGAGCGCTACACCACACCCGAGCTCGACGATCTCGCGGACAAGATCACCAACGCCGAGGAGCGCTATCGCGAGCGCGAGCTCGACCTCTTGCGAGAGCTGGTGCGAGCGGTGGCTCAGGCCGGCAACCGCATCAGCGAGCTGTCGGGGCGGCTGGCGCGCTGGGACGTGGCGAGCGCCATGGCCGAGGTCGCACATCGCTACGACTACTCACGCCCGGTGGTGGATGACTCCGATCGGCTCGAGCTGGGGGAGAGTCGACATCCGGTGGTGGAGCGCCTGGCCGCGAAGGGGCGCTTCGTTCCCAACGACGTGCAGCTCGCCCTCGATGCGGAGCGGCTCTGGCTCATCACCGGCCCGAACATGGCGGGCAAGAGCACCCTGCTCCGGCAGACGGCGTTGTGTGTGATCTTGGCGCAGCTCGGGGGGTTTGTGCCCGCGGCGAGCGCTCGGATCGGGGTCGTCGATCGTGTGCTCTCGCGTGTCGGAGCCAGCGACGATGTCGCCCGCGGCGAGAGCACGTTCATGGTGGAGATGCGCGAGACCGCCGAAATCCTGCGGCGAGCGACCCGACGCTCGCTCTTGATCTTGGACGAGATCGGACGGGGCACGAGCACCTACGACGGTCTGGCGATCGCCTGGGCCGTCGCTGAGCACATCGACGAAGCGGTCCAGTGTCGTGCGCTTTTTGCCACGCACTATCACGAGCTGACCGAGCTCGGGAACGGCAGCGAGCACGTGGCCAATCACTGCGTCAGCGCCCGAGAGGTCGGGCAAGACGTGGTGTTCCTGCATCGGTTGGTGCCCGGCGCCGCGAGCCGCTCTTACGGGATCGCGGTGGCTCGTCTGGCAGGTCTGCCCGAGGCGGTGCTTGCGCGGGCGAAGGCAATCCTGGTGGGACTCGAGGGCTCCGGTGGCAGTGTCGTGCACAAGCCGCGGCGCGCCGATGCGCAGCTCGGGCTCTTCGAGCGGCCCGAGCCCGAGGATCCCGGCGCGCGCGAGGTCCTGGACACGTTGCGCGCGCTCGACGTGGATCGGATGACGCCGCTGGAAGCGCTCGGGCTGCTCTCGCGCCTGAAGAACCGCCTCACTTGA
- a CDS encoding methyltransferase domain-containing protein, whose amino-acid sequence MASGIHGDGLGQVRALLCCPSCRHALEPRACALACTECKQRFPMDDVATELVHGPLGRPSLGSRAMQSRLLARIYDTLWRPASFGWSTGFTMPSPAIEAEWVVRDIGDAPGPWLDLSCGPGGLSRKLAELAPKRELVALDLSRAMLARARVANPGAVRIRANAERLPFVDQAFGAVISLAALDLYSEPATVVAEAARVLMPNGRLVVSGFLSPDTLFGSRALRSKLTETSGVHPLSESRLCAMVESAGLVRRAIRRFGRYVCLSAHKPTPASDRGETH is encoded by the coding sequence ATGGCATCGGGGATCCACGGGGACGGGCTGGGGCAAGTGCGCGCGCTGCTGTGCTGCCCGAGCTGCCGGCACGCACTCGAGCCTCGCGCGTGCGCGCTCGCCTGCACCGAATGCAAGCAGCGTTTCCCCATGGACGACGTCGCCACCGAGCTCGTGCATGGACCCTTGGGTCGACCATCGCTCGGTTCGCGCGCGATGCAGTCTCGCCTGCTCGCTCGCATCTACGACACGCTCTGGCGCCCCGCCAGTTTCGGATGGTCCACGGGGTTCACGATGCCGTCGCCAGCCATCGAGGCCGAGTGGGTCGTGCGCGACATCGGGGACGCCCCCGGCCCCTGGCTGGACCTGTCGTGCGGGCCGGGCGGTCTCTCGCGCAAGCTCGCGGAGCTCGCGCCGAAGCGCGAGCTCGTGGCGCTCGATCTCTCTCGCGCGATGCTTGCCCGAGCCCGCGTCGCCAATCCCGGCGCGGTTCGCATCCGCGCGAACGCCGAGCGGCTCCCGTTCGTCGACCAAGCGTTCGGCGCGGTCATCAGCCTCGCTGCGCTCGACCTGTACTCCGAGCCTGCTACCGTCGTGGCGGAGGCCGCGCGGGTCCTCATGCCAAACGGACGCCTCGTCGTGTCGGGTTTCCTCTCGCCCGACACACTCTTCGGGTCGAGAGCCCTGCGGAGCAAGCTCACCGAGACCTCGGGCGTTCATCCGCTCTCCGAGTCGAGGCTCTGCGCCATGGTCGAAAGCGCCGGCCTCGTTCGTCGTGCAATTCGACGCTTCGGTCGCTACGTCTGCCTATCGGCACACAAGCCGACCCCCGCTAGCGATCGAGGGGAGACCCATTGA
- a CDS encoding RibD family protein, whose translation MHVAQSLDGKISLPGDRVLLSSPEGLAVAHRARAANQAVLIGSVTARLDDPRLTVRECDGPQPRRVVLASSLDVRPSLRLFQSGPGVLIIGAEERASPQAVRDLEGTGAAVRLVPASKEGLVSLCEALAAIVAWGVERLLVEGGARVLTAFLRERLIDEATLEITPRWLGAAGLSAIGDLGHGDIRLLDPQVQRAGESVIVRGRLAY comes from the coding sequence ATGCACGTTGCCCAGTCGCTGGACGGGAAGATCTCCCTGCCGGGCGACCGTGTGCTCCTGAGCTCACCGGAGGGGCTCGCGGTCGCACACCGGGCGCGCGCCGCCAACCAGGCGGTGTTGATCGGGAGTGTGACGGCGCGCCTGGACGATCCGCGACTGACCGTGCGGGAGTGCGACGGTCCGCAACCGCGACGCGTCGTGTTGGCCAGCTCGCTCGACGTACGACCATCACTCCGCCTCTTTCAGTCCGGCCCCGGCGTGCTCATCATCGGAGCCGAAGAGCGCGCCTCCCCGCAAGCCGTCCGAGACCTGGAAGGGACCGGCGCGGCGGTCCGGCTGGTGCCTGCGTCGAAGGAGGGGTTGGTGTCGTTGTGCGAAGCGCTGGCAGCCATCGTCGCATGGGGAGTCGAGCGCCTGCTCGTGGAGGGCGGAGCCCGAGTGCTCACGGCCTTCCTGCGCGAGCGCCTGATCGACGAAGCGACCCTGGAAATCACCCCGCGTTGGCTCGGTGCCGCAGGGTTGAGCGCGATCGGAGATCTCGGGCACGGCGACATCCGGTTGTTGGACCCCCAGGTGCAGCGCGCCGGCGAGAGCGTCATCGTCAGGGGGCGCCTTGCGTATTGA
- a CDS encoding zinc-binding dehydrogenase — protein sequence MDAPARELWFEAPRHVALRRSELPTPPPGSVLVRALASGVSRGTELLLYRGQAPLPFEPTLDAPGTPLYPRRYGYAWVGEIVAGDAALPSGARVFCLAPHGDLHCIQATSARRIPDSIPAPRATLAASLETALTCVWDSEASLGDEVVVLGAGLIGLLTTWLLVRAGARVHVVEPVERRRALALTLGAASVCHPADDNPAGRADVVLEASGDPACLAAAISHAAREATIIVASFYGTRSAPLALGNDFHRRRLKLKSSQVSHIPPARAPRWSLERRFELVCELLADDRLDTLVDAPVPFEEAPAVYAQLDRNPELGLHTVFTY from the coding sequence ATTGATGCGCCAGCACGCGAGCTTTGGTTCGAAGCTCCGCGACACGTCGCACTGAGACGCTCCGAGCTACCCACGCCTCCTCCCGGGTCGGTCCTCGTTCGGGCGTTGGCATCGGGCGTCAGCCGCGGCACCGAGCTCTTGCTGTATCGCGGGCAAGCGCCGCTACCGTTCGAGCCGACGTTGGACGCGCCCGGCACTCCGCTCTATCCGCGTCGCTACGGTTACGCGTGGGTCGGAGAGATCGTGGCAGGCGACGCCGCATTACCGAGCGGCGCGCGGGTCTTCTGCCTGGCGCCGCATGGCGACCTGCACTGTATCCAAGCCACGAGCGCTCGCCGCATCCCAGACTCAATCCCGGCGCCGCGCGCCACGCTCGCTGCCAGCCTCGAGACTGCACTCACCTGTGTCTGGGACTCGGAGGCGTCGCTCGGCGACGAAGTCGTCGTGCTCGGTGCTGGGCTGATCGGCCTCCTGACCACCTGGCTCCTGGTGCGCGCCGGCGCGCGCGTGCACGTGGTCGAGCCCGTCGAACGACGCCGAGCCTTGGCACTCACGCTGGGTGCGGCGAGCGTTTGCCACCCGGCCGACGACAACCCCGCGGGACGCGCCGACGTCGTGCTGGAAGCGTCGGGGGATCCGGCGTGTTTGGCCGCGGCCATCAGCCACGCTGCCCGCGAGGCGACCATCATCGTCGCGTCGTTCTACGGCACCCGTTCGGCGCCGCTCGCGCTGGGCAATGATTTCCACCGGCGCCGACTGAAGCTGAAGTCGAGTCAGGTGTCCCACATCCCTCCGGCCCGAGCGCCTCGCTGGTCGCTCGAGCGCCGCTTCGAGCTGGTCTGTGAACTGCTCGCCGACGACCGCCTCGACACTCTCGTCGACGCCCCGGTCCCGTTCGAAGAAGCTCCAGCGGTCTACGCGCAGCTCGACCGCAATCCCGAACTCGGGTTGCACACGGTCTTCACCTATTGA
- a CDS encoding 6-carboxytetrahydropterin synthase, producing the protein MFALGVSDHLMIAHSLPDAFFGRAQRLHGATYAIELEVRVASLGPHQVVMDIGELRAILRRVIEALEYRNLDEHPAFAGQLSTTEQVARYLAGRVAEELATLEPDKSPSTGATLRVLARESPVAYASFERPV; encoded by the coding sequence ATGTTCGCGCTCGGAGTCTCCGACCACCTGATGATTGCTCACAGTCTGCCGGATGCGTTCTTCGGCCGCGCGCAGCGACTGCACGGCGCGACCTACGCCATCGAGCTCGAAGTCAGAGTCGCATCCCTCGGCCCGCACCAAGTGGTGATGGACATCGGCGAGCTACGGGCCATCTTGCGCCGAGTGATCGAGGCGCTCGAGTATCGCAATCTCGACGAACACCCCGCGTTCGCCGGTCAGTTGTCCACGACCGAGCAGGTCGCCCGTTACCTTGCCGGACGCGTGGCGGAGGAGCTCGCTACACTCGAGCCCGATAAATCCCCATCGACTGGCGCGACGCTGAGGGTTCTGGCACGCGAGTCGCCAGTCGCTTACGCCAGCTTCGAGCGTCCGGTGTGA
- a CDS encoding glycosyltransferase family 4 protein, whose product MKVAWLLYGSLAQPTGGYVYDRLIVEGLSRAGDQVEIVSVTPGESGRSLAARSCEGAPDVVVGDALAVLELGPAFEHLAPPRVLLVHHLTSWEAEVEDRDALAEAESRVLRASTALIATSHATARRIAAESSGRTPTVVWPGADRLPRLPRTPSAFVTLLSIGALMPRKRLDLVLRAFRSVDSDDARLRVIGDPERDAVWAEGLGRQMARDARVEFLGVLSDAELADELARADALVLASSLEGYGMVLTEACHAGLPSIVARSAALAEVTGASDDTQVFEDAAELARLLDRFIRDSSLRAAMQASAAARAPGLPRWADSVARFRAALSAVLGGG is encoded by the coding sequence TTGAAGGTCGCGTGGCTGCTCTACGGATCGCTCGCGCAACCCACGGGCGGTTACGTCTACGACCGCCTGATCGTCGAGGGTCTGTCTCGGGCGGGTGACCAGGTCGAGATCGTGTCGGTCACTCCCGGCGAGAGCGGTCGTTCGCTCGCCGCGCGGAGCTGCGAAGGTGCGCCGGACGTGGTCGTCGGTGATGCGCTCGCGGTTCTGGAGCTCGGCCCGGCGTTCGAACACTTGGCTCCGCCGAGAGTGCTGCTGGTTCACCACTTGACCAGCTGGGAAGCAGAGGTCGAGGACAGAGATGCACTCGCGGAAGCGGAGAGCCGAGTGCTGCGCGCGAGCACTGCTTTGATCGCCACCAGTCACGCCACCGCGCGACGCATCGCCGCCGAGTCTTCCGGCCGAACCCCGACGGTGGTCTGGCCAGGGGCGGATCGGCTGCCGCGCTTGCCGCGGACGCCGTCGGCATTCGTCACACTGCTCTCGATCGGCGCCCTCATGCCGCGCAAGCGCCTCGATCTGGTGCTCCGAGCGTTTCGGAGCGTCGACTCGGACGACGCTCGGCTGCGTGTCATCGGGGATCCCGAGCGTGACGCGGTCTGGGCCGAAGGCCTGGGGCGGCAGATGGCGCGGGACGCGCGCGTCGAGTTCCTCGGCGTGCTCTCCGATGCGGAGCTGGCTGACGAGCTGGCTCGGGCCGACGCTCTCGTCCTCGCCTCTTCTTTGGAAGGTTACGGCATGGTCCTGACCGAAGCTTGCCACGCAGGCCTCCCTTCGATCGTCGCGCGCTCGGCGGCGCTGGCGGAGGTCACCGGCGCTTCGGACGACACCCAAGTGTTCGAGGACGCCGCCGAGCTCGCGCGACTGCTCGACCGGTTCATTCGCGATTCGTCACTGAGAGCTGCGATGCAAGCGAGTGCCGCTGCGCGGGCCCCCGGGCTCCCGCGCTGGGCGGACTCCGTCGCCCGGTTCCGCGCGGCACTCTCGGCGGTTCTCGGCGGAGGCTGA
- a CDS encoding nuclear transport factor 2 family protein translates to MSNLDFVKGVYAAFGAGDIPKVLGWMHPQIQWTETAGYKYGGVYQSPQAVLENVFAKMPSDFESFSIEIERLIDAGNVLVMHGHYVAKGKATGKSVRAAVAHVLEISDGKIVRFDQYVDSATINPIIGA, encoded by the coding sequence ATGAGCAATCTGGACTTCGTGAAGGGTGTGTATGCAGCGTTCGGCGCCGGGGACATCCCGAAGGTGCTTGGCTGGATGCATCCGCAGATCCAGTGGACCGAGACCGCTGGGTACAAGTACGGAGGCGTCTACCAGAGCCCGCAGGCCGTCCTGGAGAACGTCTTCGCGAAGATGCCCAGCGACTTCGAGTCGTTCTCGATCGAGATCGAGCGGCTGATCGACGCGGGAAACGTGCTCGTGATGCACGGACACTACGTCGCCAAGGGCAAGGCGACGGGCAAGAGCGTGCGCGCGGCGGTCGCCCACGTCCTCGAGATTTCGGACGGCAAGATCGTCCGCTTCGATCAGTACGTGGACAGCGCCACGATCAACCCGATCATCGGCGCGTAG